GACATGGACATGTCTGTTCTGATCCTTGAGCTTGTGCGAGCTCGGATGAACAGTAAAAAAATGGAAGATCAATTCAGAAATGCTGATTTTTTTTTGCCAAACATTGACAAATGTTTTGACTGCTTGCAAAGTTTAATCTTCGGATGACATTTGTGGTAGACATGGCAAAAAAAGCCAGAATCAATGCTCCAAAATGTCATTTTCAAAAGCATTCTGGAGCATCGATTTTTTTGCTATGTTTTATACAAATGTCATCCTGCATTAAAACTTTGCAAGCAATGAAAACATTAATAAATACTTACTACAAAAATAGATTTCTTTGGTTTTACTATTCACCCTAGCTCACATGAGCTCGGATCAGAACATCACTTTCATAGGTGGAATGTTTTACGCTAAATACTTCTATGTTGATATTATTGTTTGACGATTCTGAAAGGAGAAAAAAATGGCAAAATAATCCCTCAAAATTTATAGTGTGAATATGGAAGGTTTGATGATTTTGAGCCAGGTGCGGCACTAACAGTGGTAGTGAGCTTAGAGCGGGGAGACAGTGGTGGATGAAGAGCAGGAGGGGGAGGACGACGACGTAAAAGATCGGTAGAAATAAAAAACAAATGTTGCTTAATGTGCATGAGGATCATAAAGATGTATGTTTTACATGACTGAAGTTGGACCACTAGAATATTTATACCCGTGGAAACACAAGGGCAATTtactatacctaataataaagtcATCAGTATTTCTGACGGCACGTCGCATAAATCGCCCCCtaagttgcaaaatattacccatCGATGCCACCTATAATTGACAAACGTTTCACACAGGGGAATTCCCcgcctgggccggcccatggatCACGCTGGGAGAGGACGCAACATGCCTGTTTGGCCCGGCCCATGTGCGGGCGGCCTGTTTTAAAATTtcgttttttatttttagtttttcatTTCCATTTTCAATTTTTTCTCCTTTAAATAATTTCGTACTTCAAAAAGAATTTTAAAATAAAAAAGAGAATTTTCCaaataaaatgttcaataaatcatAAAATGATTGTGGATTAAAAAATGTGTGTAATTTTTGAAAATAatattcacatattcaaaaaatgttcacaatttcgaaAAAATGTTTGCACAATAAAAAATATTCCTGATGATTTTTAAAAAAAACTCATGTActtaaaaatgttaatgaaattgaatGAAATTGTTCATCAAAATGTTATCAGTGATGCAGCAAAATGTTGTCATGGCCTTGGAGATTATGATttgtttttctcccgttgcaacgcacgggccctttcgctagtctttccctactaataaagcagcTAATGCTTCTGCCCGTACGTCGTCGTCacttttgcaaaaaagcccctctATTTtcaagaattcaacccgcagtcccttTTTAAGTTGCTATCTCAGAAAACGTTTCGTTATTACAAAAAGAACCCTGCCGTTTTGAGAATTCAACCCGCGATCCAcctggaaagaaaaaaaaaactagccACATGAACGACCCATGAACCCCAATCTCATCCACCTCCAGCGCCGCCacgccctgcaacgccgccgcgcgccgccgaactccgccccgtcgtcgccccgccgGAATCCGCCGGAACTCGACCCGCCGTCGCGCCGCCGCTCAAGCCCAGCTTCTGGATCGGGTCAACACGGTGGCTCGAGCGGCTGGGGGcggatccggcgaggaggaggccggagtcGAGGCGGGCCACGCCATGGGAGGAGGCCGGAGCTCGAGGGGCACGGTAATGGGTGCGGCGGGGCGGATCCGGCGAGGAGAGTCCGGAGTGGAGGTGGGGGCACGCCATGGGAGGCTAGCAAAGCTTCGGGCAGCACCATCCATAGTGGTTGCTACctgtgggagaagaggagggagattttgagaaagagagagagacaggAGTAAAGAGAGAGgaaagggagaggaaggagagatggCCGGAGGCGTGGTCAATGGTGAaggtccggcggcgcgcggagcgCGCTGCCCGCCGGTGGACACCCAATTGTGCGTGAACCCGCCGAGGACTGACCTCGCCACCTCCGTGCCTCCCCCAGGATCTCCGTCACTGCCTCATGCTGTTGTGCGCAAAGATACTGCTGCCTCTCCCTGGTACATCCATCTCCACTTCCTCGGGGCGCTGCTCGCCGGCTCATGACCTGCTATGGAATTGACGTTTGCGCACACAAGTTCCCCTGTCTGGCTCTGCCGGCTCCCGTAGTTGAGCAGAGCCAGGAGATCGAGAGAGGAAATACTCACttgattttgcaaattatgttgggCATGGAGATTGATCTGTTATTTTTGGTTGTCCCTAGATTCAAGGATGACAGCGCCCAAACCTTTCCCTGATGTTTGGGCAAAGGCGTGTATGTCTGATGTGCAGCAAAGCGACGAAACAATGGTCGATGGTTATGTATCTCGCGGGACTCGACGGTTACAGTTTCGGGAGCAGCACTGTTGCTTGCTAGCATATTTTTTTTCTTACATATATGAACTGATGATGCTTTATTTGGTGTTGTTTCCCATGGCAGTACATTATGGCTTTGTTGACGATGATTTCTGCTAATGTGCACAGTTGAGTTTCTTTTTCACTTCCGATTTAAGATAGGTGCAAGTAAAACGATGACTTCACATTGGCTAAATCGCTTACTGTTGTTTATTCTTGTGCAGCAGCTGAGGAATAGACCCGGCAAGGAAGAGAGCTACACCAATGTAGTCGGTGGAATTAACAAGCAAAGTAAATCCTGAAGCTCCTGGTTGTAACAAGAGGTAATTTCCCGTTTTCCATGCACAATGCATTAGTTGATACAGAGTATTTGTGCGTCCAAATAGCAACATGAATTTGGTTTTAGTAGTTGTTTTGAATTCAAGTGTCAGAAAAATTATGCTGCTTCTGTCCTAATTGTACACAAGAGAATAATGATAGTTGAACCTCGGACGGGCATATGTGCTAGAGTGGCGGAAGCTTGTGAAGCCATGGTCTGTGATCTGCAGATATATAGTAGGAACAAGTGCGATTTGGATTTCCTTTTTGTTTGTCTTATGTGTCGCTTTGAGATGGTGAGGCCGAGATATGTGATAATTCTACTGCAAATATTTGTTGCTGCTGTTTTTAGGATCTTGCCGAAACATCAAGTTTCCCGAACAGAAAAATACTGTCATTTTGGCGAAATAAAGAATTTATTTCTAGCATGCTGAAACAAATAATTTATCTCTAGCACTGAAATTAAGTTTCTTACCAACAAGAAAGTATCACTGCAGTATTTTAATTATGTTACCACTAATCATTGGGTTGCTCCATTAGCAGGAAGTCGATTTGTCAGTGGAAACATAGCTGCAAGGAAGCGATATCTCAACTTTGACGTTACTTAAGCTTTTGGATTTCAGATTTAGTTGCCATCACCAAACTGGTATGCAATTGAGTTGCACTTGAGCGCACAAGCTGATTTCTAAATATCGCACAGTACTATAGTTGTGCTCCACTAAATAGCTTATATTTGAGCAGTCTTGCGGAATAGTTACAGTGAAGAAAAAGCTTGCAAGATTGATTTGATTTGCTGGTTTTTTGAGTGGCGCTACCCCTATTAGGCTAAGTAGAAGCACTATACGACGACTAAAGTACACCAGATTACCTTCTCTGGTTttgtaatttgttgtttgttatttttggaattattttgggtacAAGGAAAGAAGTGCCAGAGAACTGCCATTGTTTCGTGGTAAAATTTACTAATGTTGGTATTTCTTTTCAAGATTATATTATTGTTTGCCCATTTGGTCCTTGGATGTTCTACTGATTTTTTTTTCTATTCCTTGTGGATAATTTGCTTCGGATCATCAGACTACCTAGGGAAACATGCACATTCTTTatctcaccccccccccctctttatctAAAGATATATTGGGCATCAGTCCACCTGTCATGAGATCTCTGAATTTTGGAGGCATGTTGTATTTTCTGAATTTCTTGCAGATATTATGCTTGGACTCACAAATGCATGTAATGCTTCCACTAGAGGTTTGTTCTTCGTTTCTTCTATGTTATTCCTCTTTCAAGTTTTTGGTCCTTGAAAAGTAATAGTACTTGCTAGGTTTTCTAGGTTCATTTTTTGTGTGGTAGAAGCTGAATGTATATGGCCTGAATTTACATATCAGAGTGTATGAGTTGATTAAGGGTATGGGAGAGAACAATTGTCATCCTCAAATAACACGCGTCGTCACTAAATTTCTTATATTTACCAATTGAAACATGTCACTAAGTTGCTACTGATGTCACGGTGTCCATAATGCAGAACACATAATAAGTTAAATCAAGCCAATGATTTTGTTCTTTTAGCCAGAGTCAGGTTCAGAGTTGTTCACACTGAATTTTCTAGGCACATCCATAAGCAAGCTAGCACGTATTATTTAACTGAAGCAGAGGGCGGCTAAGCTATGAATGCTTCATTCTTTGTTCTGAACAAATGCAGCTACGACTTTATATTTTGAAGAACCGGCACCTGAGTGTGTTCTGTTTTTATAGCCTGCAGAGTCTGGAGAGTAAAGCTTGTACATTTTGTAAACCATTTTGTTCCAGTTTCCCTTGGTATACAAGTCTATACTGTATCGGGTTTTGCCATTGCCGATCATGTACTTCTTTCTGTGCTAGACCGGTATAAGTATATTTAGCTCATGTACACATGGCATTTGGATTGAACCAAAGAATTTCATGTTGATGACTACATATATACCTGAACATGGTGGCTTGAACTTGGTTATTATTCTTGGACATGATGCTGGAATAATTCTTGAAGTTTCATATATTCTGCTCTTTCTTCAATTATCAATTAGTTTAATTGCATCCCTGATGGTAGTTTTAGATATGTAGCAAAAGAAAGGGTCAATTACACATTGTTGGGCCCTCACGGCCCAATAGTAAGAAGATCTTCTTTTAGGGGTCGCAGCGGTACGAAGATAAGTTCGTGGGTCCTTCCATGCACCTTAACTATTTTGTTTGGGCTAAGCCCAGATAGTAAAAAAAATAAATTTCCCAACCAAGCTACCAACTATCTGTAAAAATTACCAAACAAAAATACCCAAAAAGTTAACACAAAAAACAGtttaaaaatatttcaaaaaaatatgTTCGTAATTTTTAAAAACACTTAAAAATTCGCCCAAAAAATCACTTCTTTACTACAAAAATAcattcttttcaaaaaaaattattttatagaGTTTACATTTTAATgaatttattaaaaaaagaaaTTTCCATGTTCAACATTTATTAGAATTAGATATTAAAAATGGCGAAAAATGACCCATCAAGCAGGTTCTATCATTTTTatcgcccggtgcaacgcacgggcatttgtactagtctttccctactaataaagcacggagtgcttctggtcgtccgtcgtcGCTGGCGTTTTGCGAAAAAGCCCCTCGGTTTATAaaaaatcaacccgcagtccctgtTTTAGTATGGGTCTCTATATAACGTttcattttgcaaaaaaaaccccTGTACTCATTTGAATTTCACTCGCTGTCCTCCCGTCATCTTATCCATTCCTCctgcggcaacggcggcggctacGCCCATTCCGTCGTGCACCGTCGACGGCCGTCGCCGGCGTGTGGCCACGGCGAAGGTGGTCGGCCCAGACGGCTCTTTGGTGCAGTTCGCGGCGCCCGTCATGGCGGGCGAGGCGCTGGGGGACGCCGCCAGCGCGTCGAGCTTCCTGTGCAGCGCCGACGAGCTCCGCTTCGACGCGCCCGCCCGTGCGCTGGCGGCCGAGGAGGCGCTGCAGCCCGTGTGGCTCTACTTCGCGAGCTCCGCTTCGACGCGCCCGCCCGTGCGCTGGCGGCCGAGGAGGCGCTGCAGCCCGGGTGGCTCTACTTCGCGCTGCCCATGTCCATGCTCCGCCGGCCGCTCTCCGGGCAGGAGATGGCCGCCCTCGCCGTCAAGGCCAGCTCCGCGCTCGCCGTCGCCAGCGGTAAGGGGCGGAAGGCGGCTCGGGTGGCGCCTCGCGCGGGAGGATGGAGTCCCTGACGAATTTTTGCTCccgtgttttatttgaatttctgaCGGAAATCCTGCTCCCTTGTCCTTCTCAAACTCCTGCTCAGGTCTCCTTCTCAAACAAAGAAACCGTCCCGACCCGGATTGGAGTTCGCTGCTATAAGTTGAATTGTTCTTGGCCCGAATCATGAACCAGGCCAGCGCCACCAGCGAGTAGTGCACCGTCGCTTATGCTCCGCATCATGTCGCCTTTGAGTACGCTGGAGGAACAGGCACCGAGTTCGCCTTTGAGTACGCCGGAGGAACCGGCACCGAGTTCGCCTTTGAGTACGCCGGAGGAACCGGCACCGTGTTCGCCGGAATTCTTGGTCCAGAGAAGCACTCTGAGTCCAACGGTGGCTACAACACAGGTATGTGATGCCTCGACCTCCCTCAAAAACAGCCCTGCTGTTGCCCCTTCCCTCAAGCTTTTGTGTGTTCAGAGTATCTGTATTGTTTGATTTTTTGCATGCACTGTGGCTGGACATGATGTTGGCAGTGTATATCTTCTAGGCCAATTACTGAATAAATCTGACCATGGTTGATTCGGCAGTGTACTGATTGCTTAGTATAGATTGAAGCAGCTTATGCATTGGTGGGGCTGACAACTGAAGGAACTGCCCTGTTGTTGCCCCTTCCCTCAAGCTTTTGTTCTTCAGAGATTTATTTAGAGAGATGGTAACTGAGCAGTAGGTTGTTTTCTGTATTGTTTGATTTTTTACATGCACTGTGGCTGGACATGATGTTGGCAAATACACTAGAGATTATGCTGCAATCTAGCATATATCTTCTAGGCCAATTACTGAATAAATGTGacgatgtttgattcggcagtgtACTGTTTGCTTAGTATAGATTGAAGCAGATTTTGCATTGGTGGGCCTGACAACTGAAGGAACTGCATCCTCATGGTGGCGCCGCGTTCCCTACTTTATTGTCCATGCTTCATAACATTTTTTCAAGAATAAAAATCGTGACATGCATCCATGAGCACTCCTCTTGACTTGATTGTGTGCTGTAGGGACTGAAAGCCTACCAGTAATTGGGGTGGTCTGCCACTGAACATCCTCTCCAGCAACACCACAAAATACATACAGTTCCCTTTGATGTTTACATATAGCTTAAATTACAGATGTTTTTCCATATATTTAACTTCCAGATTGTATATGTATTGATTGTTAGATAAGGTAGTAAGATTTGACAACTATTGGCCATACAGGTATCTGAAAGTGGTACTTGAGCCATATTTCTTAGTTACACGGTTCTCATTTTACCATGGACCCCAGCTGTCAAGTTTACCCAATCTTTTTCTTATCGAATTGTTATTTTAATTCTCTCCGATTATTATTTCTGTGACACACGCAGACGCACATTAATGCAGAAGATAATACATGTCAATATTCCACAAATCCTATATAATTAACAATAGAAATCATGTCTGGAAAATTTGCTGAACTTGTGGTGTACACTAGAGATCATGGGCTGAGACAATGCAATAGAAATCATGTAGAGGCTGGAAAATTTGCTGAACTTGTGGTGCCTGTGTTCTTTCTGACAGTAGTTGTTTTATGGTGCTTGTGAGGCGTTATGGTGACCATTATAATTTTTGTGAGTTTTTGTTGttcgcccgttgcaacgcacgggcacttttaCTAGTCTCGCCAGCACCTATCTACCCTCAAGCTAGCACATAACTGCTAGATACATATCTTAGATAGACATGTTGCGTGAGTATCCAAGGTAGGAAGCAAACAGTTGGTACTACATGTACGGTGACTTGGATGATGTGCTCATCAATGAGGTCAATTGGAAGCACGGTGCACAAAGGATCGAATCAGGGTGGGGTTGTCAGAGAGGACACTGGCAGCGTAGGGGGCGGCTAGAACATAGGTGAGGTGCATATCCTTTGCTTTGGTCAGCTTCACAATTGTGGGTCTACTGTGAAGTGAAAACATAAGAAATCCACCATGTTAGCAAATTTGATCATATGGGAATTGAGGGAATAAACATAATGAAACAAACAAAGCATGTGGCCATCATGAGGATGCTTATCTCGTGTCATCATCATACGAATTTATTGGATTTGTTGTTGATCCATGCGGGCAATTATCTACCAAACGAAGCAGTAGTATTACAATGTAGAAGCACAAAAAAATGGCACTGGCTACATAACTAGTTTTACTTGGAAGCATGGGGATTTGAAATGGATCAAAAGCTACTATTCACGCCTACTGGGGAGGCATATTTGTACGATGTGCATACCTATCTCCTAAAAATTGTAGATGGTTTAGTTGTCGAATAGAAAATGTATGTTACCATTTCACATCTGCAGATATGAAATAAACCAAAGTATTTACATTGATAGATAACACAAATCTCATAACACAATGATGATAAAATTTACTAGCAATGGAGACATTATACATTATGTATTAAGAGAGATGACTCAAAACCTAAGTCAGATGAGGTTGGCATGGGTGAATCCTGTGGTAGTCCGGTCATAGTGGATGAGCATATCGTACAAGTGGAGGAGGTTATCATCATCCATGTGTTCTGGCGAGGTCGACCCCATATCTGATCCCCTGCAACGCCATCTCTCTTATGCTATGGCGAGGTCGGTCACAGCCCGAGCTGGGCCTGGTCGTTGTCGAAATAAGAATGTCAGGGAGTGTTCAATAGGCCTTGTTGTCATGTTGTGCACCAGCCCCTGCGTGGCCAGTGAACCGCGCTGGGATGACACAGCGGAAGAGGATGTAGAGGTGTTGTAGGATGGAGGTTGGGGAGAGATCCTGGGGGCGAGGGAACTGGCTATCATTCACTGTAAGGGACGGGGCACGAGTGACGGGGACGAAGCCAATTTGGATAGGGCCAACCAATGGATTGTGGGCGTAATATTTGGGTAGTTTGGGAAAACATTTGGCACATGATTTTGTTTCCTTCTCTTGGTCTTGAGATCAAAGACAGATCGACGAGTAATGATCGGACTTAAATATATCCCTTTGGGGAATTTGGATGGAGAAACCAGCGAACATCGCAGGCAGATATGAAGTCTCAAAGAAGTAAAAGTCAATGGCGCCCAATCCAAAAATCTGGACAAATTGGTTGTATGTTAACTCATGTCGGTGTTTCAGATGACATATTTAGAATGCGAAAGATGTTAAAAAAATGAACTAATGATAGATAAAATGTTCAACATGTTAGGGAGGCCCGAGAGTTATGTATATCTTCCTTTGCTGCTCAAGATAGCTATGTTGAGTGACAAACCGACAATGCCATTCTCACATGTCTGGCCGCCATGAAGAGCATCATCTGCTCAATATAGGCCAAGTATTTTTGATTCATTTTTCCGGATGGACCGGAATATCGGGTTTTGAAAAATCTCAGTGTTTCCAATTTTTTTAACCTAAAATTTTCAAATGAATTTTGAATTTAGAATTACTTGACGTTTAGAAATGTTTATTTTAATAGATTGCACACACCAAATGCTTCTTATTCCTGTGGTCAGACCACCTGGGAAGCAAACATGCGACGTGAAGCTGGTAGGTCTCGTGCCCTATTCAAAAAATTCGGACGGTATCAAATTTTACCGGGGGCCACCAAAATTTCCAGTAAGCGGTCGATTATAGGAAATTCGGACGGAGAAAGACAAACACTGATATAGGCCTGTTGGCCGTGCCTTGACTCAAGTTCTCGGCATATTTTTTTTCTAACAGCGAGACCTCTAGTTCTCATTCATCCTCAATATTATTAAAATTATGAAGTTCAAAAGAAGAGTATTACATatctttacctatatatatatatatatatatatatatctttccctactaataaagcacggagtgcttctgCCCGTCCGTCGTCGCTATCGATTTTGCATAAAAGTCCTTCGGTTTATATGAAACTAACCCGCAGTCCTCGTTTTAATGGGTCTCTATATAACGtttcaattttgcaaaaaaaaaccctGTACTTATTTGAATTCCACCCGCTGTCCTCCCGTCGTCATATCCATTTCTCCTGCG
Above is a window of Triticum aestivum cultivar Chinese Spring chromosome 6B, IWGSC CS RefSeq v2.1, whole genome shotgun sequence DNA encoding:
- the LOC123133226 gene encoding uncharacterized protein encodes the protein MAGEALGDAASASSFLCSADELRFDAPARALAAEEALQPVWLYFASSASTRPPVRWRPRRRCSPGGSTSRCPCPCSAGRSPGRRWPPSPSRPAPRSPSPAVSFSNKETVPTRIGVRCYKLNCSWPES